One genomic region from Microcystis panniformis FACHB-1757 encodes:
- a CDS encoding HNH endonuclease: MSKTYIPVVLRRQVYERAKGCCEYCLIPDVATFAPHEIDHIIAEKHGGRTEAENLALSCTLCNKHKGSDLASVDLETGKIVPLYHPRQDRWNEHFYFNEAEFMPLTAVGQVTIRLLQLNRKDRVEERQLLLQVGIME, from the coding sequence ATGAGCAAAACCTATATTCCTGTTGTGCTACGAAGACAGGTTTACGAACGAGCCAAGGGGTGTTGTGAATATTGTCTGATTCCTGATGTAGCTACTTTTGCGCCCCATGAGATTGACCATATTATTGCAGAAAAACATGGTGGACGAACTGAAGCAGAAAATTTAGCCCTATCCTGTACTCTGTGTAACAAGCACAAGGGGAGCGATCTAGCTTCTGTCGATCTAGAAACTGGTAAAATCGTTCCCTTGTACCATCCTCGTCAAGATCGGTGGAATGAACATTTTTACTTCAATGAGGCTGAATTTATGCCTTTAACTGCTGTTGGTCAAGTTACGATTCGATTATTACAGTTAAACCGTAAAGACAGAGTTGAGGAACGTCAGCTATTGCTACAAGTGGGAATCATGGAGTGA